A DNA window from Arachis hypogaea cultivar Tifrunner chromosome 18, arahy.Tifrunner.gnm2.J5K5, whole genome shotgun sequence contains the following coding sequences:
- the LOC112770789 gene encoding VQ motif-containing protein 19, translating into MEITSRLHHHQDHRENNHNHGHNHNHPSPMNSPRSNVSNCISSSNSNNNNNNGIQISTPPLTPKTIIPRSDTNPYPTTFVQADTTNFKQVVQMLTGSSETTTRTTAAPPPPSPSSSAAKQQLQDPLLPPSSSRNFNIPPIKTGPNKKQQQGFKLYERRNSSLKNSLMINTLMPNFALAHHNNSPGFSPRNKPEILSPSLLDFPSLALSPVTPLNDDDPFDKSSPSLGNSSEEEKAIAEKGFYLHPSPMNTPRGSEPQLLPLFPLTSPRVSESSPS; encoded by the coding sequence ATGGAAATCACTTCAAGGCTTCATCATCATCAAGATCATAGGGAGAATAATCATAATCATGGTCATAATCATAATCACCCATCTCCTATGAACTCACCAAGAAGCAATGTCAGCAACTGCATAAGCAgcagcaacagcaacaacaacaacaacaatggcatCCAAATCTCAACACCACCATTAACACCAAAAACAATTATCCCCAGATCTGACACAAACCCTTATCCAACAACTTTTGTTCAAGCTGACACCACAAACTTCAAGCAAGTGGTTCAGATGCTAACAGGTTCATCAGaaacaacaacaagaacaacggcggcaccaccaccaccatcaccatcatcatcagcaGCAAAGCAACAGCTTCAAGATCCATTGTTGCCACCATCTTCATCAAGGAACTTCAACATCCCTCCAATCAAGACAGGACCAAACAAGAAGCAGCAACAAGGGTTCAAGCTCTATGAGAGGAGGAACAGCAGCCTCAAGAACAGCCTCATGATCAATACCCTCATGCCAAATTTTGCACTTGCACACCATAACAATTCTCCAGGATTCTCACCCAGGAACAAGCCTGAGATCCTCTCACCAAGCTTGCTTGATTTCCCTTCCCTTGCTCTTAGCCCTGTCACACCATTGAATGATGATGACCCTTTTGACAAGTCCTCACCTTCACTTGGAAATTCATCAGAGGAAGAAAAAGCCATAGCTGAAAAGGGTTTCTATTTGCATCCTTCTCCCATGAATACTCCTAGAGGTTCAGAGCCACAGCTTTTGCCTCTTTTCCCTTTGACATCACCTAGAGTTTCAGAGTCTTCACCTTCCTGA
- the LOC112771494 gene encoding large ribosomal subunit protein eL21z/eL21y-like: MPAGHGLRSRTRDLFSRPFRKKGTIALTTYLRTYHIGDYVDIKVNGAVHKGMPHKFYHGRTGRVWNVTKRAIGVEVNKQVGNRIIRKRIHVRVEHVMPSRCTEEFRLRKINNDKLKTEAKANGQQISTKRQPEGPKPGFMVEAATLETVTPIPYDVVNDLKGGY, translated from the exons ATGCCGGCCGGTCATGGTTTGAGGTCACGCACCAGAGATTTGTTCTCTCGTCCATTTAGGAAGAAGGGTACTATTGCCCTCACTACTTACCTCAGGACCTACCACATCGGTGACTATGTTGACATCAAAGTCAATGGCGCTGTCCACAAGGGTATGCCTCACAAGTTCTACCATGGTCGCACTGGTCGTGTCTGGAACGTCACGAAGCGCGCCATTGGTGTTGAGGTCAACAAGCAG GTGGGGAACAGAATAATCAGGAAGAGAATTCATGTGCGTGTGGAGCATGTTATGCCTTCCAGGTGCACCGAAGAGTTCCGCCTCAGGAAGATCAACAATGACAAACTCAAGACTGAGGCAAAGGCTAATGGACAACAAATCAGTACCAAGAGGCAGCCTGAGGGACCTAAACCTGGATTCATGGTTGAAGCTGCCACTTTAGAGACTGTCACTCCCATTCCATATGATGTTGTCAATGATCTTAAAGGAGGCTATTAG